The genome window GTCGGCGCGCGCGACCTTGACCGCCATTTCATTCGCGGCACCCAGGGCGATCGCGGCGTTGTCGATGATCCGGTTCTTGGCCATCGCCACCGCGTCGGCGTCCTGCGGGGCATCCTTCGCCCGGGTCGCAAGCTCAGCCAGCTTCCATGCCAGTTGCTCCTCGCGGGCCAGGGCGCCGCTGGTTTTCTCTGCCTGAACGGAGTGGATCGTCGCGGTCATGTCGTAGCTCCTTCCTTTCAAAAATCCGGCCGACCCCAGAAGGAGACAGCGCCTGCGTCGGAACGCGATTTTATACGGTGTGGCGTGTCTCCCGGTTCCCGGCCCTTCTATCCTGGACCCTTTTCCAGGAATCGATAGGCTCGCGGAACCACAGCTCGGCAAGCTGCTAGATAACGGCCCTCGGATCGGCCCGGGCGGCGCCTCGGATATCGTCGCTGCTCATGGGCTGCCGCCTGTTACTGGTTGTGACCGGGGGTGAAATCCGCGCGCAGAATCCGCAAAGGCACGCGTCGCCCTTCGCCCGATTGGCCTAGGCGGCGGCCCCCAGCGCCGCGAGCAGCCGCTCGTGCACGCCGCCGAAATCGCCGTTGCTCATCACCAGCAGCACATCGCCATCGGCGGCGCCTGCGCTGACACGCGCAACCATCGCGTCGAGATCGCGCAGCACGGTGACGCGTTCCCCCAGCGAGGCCAGCGCGGCATCGGCATCCCAGTCGATGTCGGGCCGCAGATAGACGTAGCTATGGTCGGCATCGGCCAGCGAATCCGCCAGCGCGGCGGCGTGCGCGCCCATGCGCATGGTATTCGAGCGCGGCTCCAGCACCGCGATGATGCGCCCGGCGTCCAGGCCTTTGGCGGCGGCCAGCGTGGCGGCCACCGCCGTCGGGTGATGCGCAAAGTCGTCGTAGACCGCCACCCCGCGAGCGCGGCCGCGCAGCTCCATACGCCGACGCACCCCGCGGAAAGCAGCCAGCGCGGCCAGCGCATCTTCCGGATCGACGCCGACATCGGCCGCCGCTGCTACCGCCGCCACGGCATTGCTGCGGTTGTGCTCGCCGGGTTGAGTCAGCGCTAGCTCGCCGATGCAGCGCTGCGCTTGCCAGAGCCGGCCGTCGTCGTCGATGCGCCAGGGCTGCTCGGCGCCGAAGGCGATACTGGGCGTCCAGCAACCGGCCTCCAGCACGCGCGCCAAGCTGGCGTCGTCGCCGTTGACGATGAGCTGCCCATTGGCCGGCACCGTGCGCAGCAGGTGCGAGAACTGGCGCTCGATGGCACGCAGATCGTCGAAGATGTCGGCATGGTCGTATTCGAGGTTGTTCAACACCAGCGTGCGCGGCCGGTAGTGCAGGAACTTGGAGCGCTTGTCGAAGAAAGCCGTGTCGTACTCGTCGGCCTCGATAACGAACTCCGTGCCGCTGCCCAACGCCGCCGAGACGCCGAGATCCGCCGCCAACCCGCCCACCAGCCAGCCCGGGTCGCGGCCGCAGGCGCGAAGGATGTGGGCGAGCATGGCGCTGGTCGTGGTCTTGCCGTGGGTGCCGGCCACGGCCAGCACGTGGCGGCCGCGCAGCACGTGCTCGGCGAGCCACTGCGGACCGGAAACCAGCGGCTTGTCCTCGGAGAGCAGCCATTCGACGACGTCGTGGCCGCGCGTCATGACATTGCCGACGATGATGGCGTCGGGCTCCGGATCGCGCAGATGCGCCACCTCGTAGCCGGGCATGACTTCGATACCCAGCGCCTCCAGCTGCGTCGACATCGGCGGCCAAGCGTTGGCATCTGAGCCGGTAACGCGGTGACCGGCCTCGCGCGCCAGCGCGGCGATGCCGGCCATGAAGGTGCCGCAGATGCCGAGGATATGGACGTGCACTGGGGCCGTGGCCTAGCCCTGCGGGGCCAGCAGCATGCCGACGCCGCCGGCGACGATGTAGACCGTCAGCGCCAGACCCAGCGCGCAGGCGATGGCGAGCGCGTTACGGGCCTCC of Algiphilus aromaticivorans DG1253 contains these proteins:
- the mpl gene encoding UDP-N-acetylmuramate:L-alanyl-gamma-D-glutamyl-meso-diaminopimelate ligase, with protein sequence MHVHILGICGTFMAGIAALAREAGHRVTGSDANAWPPMSTQLEALGIEVMPGYEVAHLRDPEPDAIIVGNVMTRGHDVVEWLLSEDKPLVSGPQWLAEHVLRGRHVLAVAGTHGKTTTSAMLAHILRACGRDPGWLVGGLAADLGVSAALGSGTEFVIEADEYDTAFFDKRSKFLHYRPRTLVLNNLEYDHADIFDDLRAIERQFSHLLRTVPANGQLIVNGDDASLARVLEAGCWTPSIAFGAEQPWRIDDDGRLWQAQRCIGELALTQPGEHNRSNAVAAVAAAADVGVDPEDALAALAAFRGVRRRMELRGRARGVAVYDDFAHHPTAVAATLAAAKGLDAGRIIAVLEPRSNTMRMGAHAAALADSLADADHSYVYLRPDIDWDADAALASLGERVTVLRDLDAMVARVSAGAADGDVLLVMSNGDFGGVHERLLAALGAAA